The genomic stretch AGTATGTAGAATTCATTCAAGTGTTCATActattatgaataaatatgattattcTCTACTAAAAGTATTATCAGGCTTATGTACGAAATTAGGATTCCATAatcaatttattattacagaTAATATACATCCATTATTTAAtccttttaataaaaaaatccCATATAGTTTAAGTTCtctaaattttaatatacaaaatacttctatatattattctaaTTATGAATACCTATTATATAGCATAAAATTAACCGATGTCGAATATATTTTAGGTTCTTATATATCACCAAGTGCATTAACCATTAGTCATAAGAATAACTCGTATGTAACATGGATTGgattaaataaagataatagtatatataataaaaaatttgtagaattatataatgctttaaataaagtaaaatatatagaaagaaTTGTACATTGTTATAGTAAATATACATCTAAATATTATGAAGGAaccataaaatatttttataaatatttaccagaaaataaaaaagaagttaTGCAAAATAAtccaaatatatttatttatctaatTAATAGTGTTTGTGCAAATATACCATCTGTTCATAAATGTGTAGAGAAAATCATATCATTAGATGGAatttatgatttatattttaaaaactttatgattaattttatatattataatctaTCATGTGTATATAATTGTAATCCATTAAATTTAGGAAAAATTATGAATGATGAACATATATGGGATATATtagtaaaatatttttcaaattattatttagtaaaatataaaaaaacaaaatcaaATAAGGATATATTATCTGCAAGTATGAATCAAATTACACCTAATGAcgaatattataaacattttgACTTTGATTATATACATAGTGGAAAATGGAGAACAGAATTAAATTTAGAAGATGAAGAAGCTATATTAAAACCATCAGATGATGTTGTGGAATATGagttttataattatacattcCATTCATTAGATTTAGGTAGTTAtagtttttttatattaaaaagtgaAATAGAAGAAgacaatatatgtaaaatagcATCATTTATTGAGTACAATGGGAAAAAATATGTGCATtcgaataaatatattgtagacttttttaaaaaaaataataaaagaatgcTTTCCCACGACacatcaaataataataataataataataataataataatgatacgACGAATGgatttaatgataataatatacaaagtGGGGAAAAAAATTCGAATGAACATCATGATGAGGAAGATAATCACCATGATGATCATTTTGATGCTTTCAACTTTTTTGATGACTTTTTAGGAGATGATAAAGATCAAGGTGGTAATTTTAtagatatttttaaaaataataatttatttaataaaaataaattacttgaacatttatatgatgaagatgatgaagactatgatgatgataatgatcaTCATCATCGTTATCATCGTTTTCAAGATAAGGATTATGTTTTTGATATTGAAAAATTCAAAATACCAACGAATGTAGGTGATGTATATCCCTTAAAAGAAGTATATACTTTAAAAGAATTACAAGAAGTATATGAAATTCATCCGTCTTTTAACGATTCAGATGATGAAATAAGATATCAATTTCTTAAAAGTGAATCGTTTGGAAAAGATATACATTTTACTGTAAAAGATGTACCATCAAAAATAAaggattattataaatattattatgaaataaaaaagagaataaataaatttgataataaaaatgatttaaatcattataataccttaaaaaataattataaaaatgatccAAATGCTTTTTCAAAAGTAGATATTAAATTTGCTTGTtcgaaaaaaggaaattggCCAATACGTAATGTATCTGGTAGATGGATTTCTGATGTATTATGTGAAGCTTATTTTGTACCTCAATTAGcttataatcattattatgctgaaaaaaaatataaaaataaggaaatGAATAACAAAGATAATAAAgcaatacaaaatatatttgatattaatttatatacctTAAGAGAACATACTAGATTAATAGGTATTGAATTTGAAGATCAAGAACCATATAGATGTGCTATAAGTTATTTAGGAgatgaaaacaaaaaaacgaTTTTACCAGTATCAGCAACATATCTAATTAATATAGCTATAGGTTTTTGTGCTTTACATGGTTTCAAAACAGTTTGGCTAGCTGATTCAGCATttgatataaatacaaatatatatttaagataTACTTCTATTTTAGAACAAGGAAAAACTTATTATGAACAAACTAATTTCGAAATATATGGTCAAACAAGATTAGTAGCACAACTTGAATATATAGCATCAGGAAtgaatatagataataatattataacatcaggtatatataaaaatagataTAATTTAGTTAGTTATCCAGGTGTAGATTTAAAATTTCAATTATTAATGAGtaaaaaagttaaaaatataatttataatttaaaatttgaTTGTCATGATTGGACATATAAAGGATGTTCAGAATATTATccattaatgaaaaaaaaaatgaaaaaacaaaatatgaatacaacaaataattataatcacataatattaaatgGTAATTATTcagataatgaaaaagaaaaaatgtacGAATGTGCATTTATGCATGACCCAATGTTTattgaattaaataaaatgttcCCTAAGGAATGTACATATGGTTCAAGAATAGGTGAATGTCATAAAAAGATTCGAAAAGAGATACCAtgttataatgaaaaaacatgtaaatatcaaaaatatatatatgaacaattttataaaccacataataatattaatttattaaatgaacattttataaaagtGTCAGAACAATTAACAAGATTATCCAGACCATATTATTTACAGTCAATAATATCATTAGAACATGatatacaaatgaaaaaggaaaatggtGTAAATACAGATTACgatgatattatattattcattttgaaAAATTCGGTCTTTTATGTTTCATGGGTCACATCTAGTGAATATTGGAAAAGAGCAATACATGTTCAGGATTCAAACCTATTATTACCACCAAGTtacaatgaaaataatacaaataataataataataaggaatTATTTTGTCCTGTTGCATATTCACATGAATTTATTGGTCACATGTTGGTACAATATATGAAGTTTccaaataaaacataaaaaaaaagaaaaagaaaaagaaaaaaaaaaaaaataagaaaaaataaaataaaataaaaataataaaaaaataataaaataaaaaaaaaataaataaaataaaataaaataaaaaaaaaataaaaaaaaatgttaattttttaaattaaaaaaaaatacaaccttttgttaaaataaaaatggcgTTATCATAgcataaaaatttatatacaaagccatatttttcaaaaaaaaaaaattataatacacaaaagatatatacatatatatatatattttttttatgtgtatattttattttatatcctTATTTAAATTCGTTCGTTTGttttttgtattaaattTGTAATAACCTTGTTTTGCATATGCATTATTTGTACATATGtagataattatattacaaatatggcacacatatatatatatatattatatatatgttaaaaaaaaggatttgtttttttttttttttaatcttattataatatattgctatttttttatatgtttttttaatttattttatatacatatatattatgttatgtTAATCTAtggatatattttcatttttattcatttatttatttattattattttttttttttataaatttcctGATTCCCTgtatttgttaatatatattatatatattagcaTTCATatgtcatattatttattatttttaattatatttttacctttatttaattttttttttttttttttttattattattaaataattcctTTACACAGCTTTCATTTTTGAAAACAATacttgttttattttattttttttttttattttattataattattattttaaaaatattattaaagaattaaaaataaatgtttcaaatgttattttttttgtttgtctTTTAATTGACTCTCGTGGATAATAGAAACGGTTAATCCGTTTTGTTGCAGTTctaaccaaaaaaaaaaaaaaaaaaattaatatatgaaaatgtatatatatatatatatatatatatatattatatataatttgataaATGTGTGTGTATTACCTTGACAGTATTTTTCTGCTTTTGATTTCCATG from Plasmodium falciparum 3D7 genome assembly, chromosome: 13 encodes the following:
- a CDS encoding golgi protein 1, translated to MVYYLIGVYFFVNVLKVYSTFINYNECDFTFDAPKLSDVYDKYNGVKDIEESARYSNYCESLESFNSVKSFWSLKLKSLCTEKTSILDKHVFNNICSHKFETPHIRINGLSVGKELVNIEFVCAHFLYSNKREIIKCIKSNSVNNYLDTYHIAFDLSVSEDLLKHSNDVPILLNLKDINGLSLTKKIIDDSVCRIHSSVHTIMNKYDYSLLKVLSGLCTKLGFHNQFIITDNIHPLFNPFNKKIPYSLSSLNFNIQNTSIYYSNYEYLLYSIKLTDVEYILGSYISPSALTISHKNNSYVTWIGLNKDNSIYNKKFVELYNALNKVKYIERIVHCYSKYTSKYYEGTIKYFYKYLPENKKEVMQNNPNIFIYLINSVCANIPSVHKCVEKIISLDGIYDLYFKNFMINFIYYNLSCVYNCNPLNLGKIMNDEHIWDILVKYFSNYYLVKYKKTKSNKDILSASMNQITPNDEYYKHFDFDYIHSGKWRTELNLEDEEAILKPSDDVVEYEFYNYTFHSLDLGSYSFFILKSEIEEDNICKIASFIEYNGKKYVHSNKYIVDFFKKNNKRMLSHDTSNNNNNNNNNNNDTTNGFNDNNIQSGEKNSNEHHDEEDNHHDDHFDAFNFFDDFLGDDKDQGGNFIDIFKNNNLFNKNKLLEHLYDEDDEDYDDDNDHHHRYHRFQDKDYVFDIEKFKIPTNVGDVYPLKEVYTLKELQEVYEIHPSFNDSDDEIRYQFLKSESFGKDIHFTVKDVPSKIKDYYKYYYEIKKRINKFDNKNDLNHYNTLKNNYKNDPNAFSKVDIKFACSKKGNWPIRNVSGRWISDVLCEAYFVPQLAYNHYYAEKKYKNKEMNNKDNKAIQNIFDINLYTLREHTRLIGIEFEDQEPYRCAISYLGDENKKTILPVSATYLINIAIGFCALHGFKTVWLADSAFDINTNIYLRYTSILEQGKTYYEQTNFEIYGQTRLVAQLEYIASGMNIDNNIITSGIYKNRYNLVSYPGVDLKFQLLMSKKVKNIIYNLKFDCHDWTYKGCSEYYPLMKKKMKKQNMNTTNNYNHIILNGNYSDNEKEKMYECAFMHDPMFIELNKMFPKECTYGSRIGECHKKIRKEIPCYNEKTCKYQKYIYEQFYKPHNNINLLNEHFIKVSEQLTRLSRPYYLQSIISLEHDIQMKKENGVNTDYDDIILFILKNSVFYVSWVTSSEYWKRAIHVQDSNLLLPPSYNENNTNNNNNKELFCPVAYSHEFIGHMLVQYMKFPNKT